A genomic segment from Maniola jurtina chromosome 16, ilManJurt1.1, whole genome shotgun sequence encodes:
- the LOC123873115 gene encoding xanthine dehydrogenase/oxidase-like, with product MECVQFKVNGVRYSVGGEVSSTTTLLEFLRTRLELRGTKYMCLEGGCGVCMVSVIKTPCSRPEAVNSCLVSVTSCQDWEITTIEHVGNRLKGYHPLQRTLAENNGSQCGYCSPGWIMSMYSLLKSCKPTMLEIERSLASNICRCTGYRPILEAFRKFGSDAPDQIELSDIEELHLCKKSKDACVEKCNEREWCFVGKDAVEESVIRMKLKDGREWFKVLTVADIFNVLRERGTDSYMLVAGNTGKGVIPIIEYPRILIDISGVSELRGHLMDQNLVIGAGTTLTNFIEILKDVSDTENFEHLRILIDHLQWVAHVAVRNLGTIAGNLMLKHQDNRISSDVFLLLLSIGAQLTLVLAPGVRKVVGLENFLAESMIGKLILNILIPPLSRGHRLVTYKVAARSRNAHAMVNAAFLLQFNQSDNIVQNCRIVYGGLSPNFNRARNTEKNLVGKNLFSNSTLQMALRILSDELVVVENPPEPSAKYRHQVALGLFYKALLSLCPENILDSRYRSGGGNIHESRPISKGTQVFQTNPNLWPLNQPIPKLDALIQCAGESKYAEDLNSLPREVFAAFVLSTVALGTIDSIDATEALKQPGVVAFYTAKDIPGVNSFTTATLPFTAANEEILCSGNVLYYNQPIGIIVAETNHIANRAAIMVKVEYSNVRKPEIDVKINKNNPDKAKLYRSIDATDIGNNVVKVIKGDYTMYGQNYFCTENLNCTSRPTEEGLKLRPSSHYLNNDQFLTAQCLNIEHSRVDVKARRVGGSFGIKTTRQTQITTACSLVTFKLNRPCRFILPLRTQTRAVGKRMPASTNFEVGVNAEGVIQYINYDIYNDNGCILSELIIEVIMLNYNNCYSKDKWNFKCFTVLTDTPSNSWFRSPGNLEAMGTAEMILERIAYEIGLDPLTVRLNNLDAEHYDALTEMFETLKKKSDYIERRSAVDKFNVENRWRKRGLRFTCMKWFGSIPFIMNVIMSVYHGDGSVAIIHGGVDLGQGIHTKATQVCAYFLKIPIEKIHIKASNTTANPNNYFTAASLTSQNTALGVRKCCEELLKRLEPVQARMNNPTWEELIAEAYKLGVNLQTNSYVGFDDLIEYNVYGVALAEVEIDVLTGQWEILRTDLLEDAGRIVSPFIDVGQVEGAFVMGIGYWTTEELVYDTSTGELLTDRTWNYYVPQVTDIPQDLRIYFRDKPYSDVILGSKALSEPPTCMGVVVPLAMREAIVSARLDGGIPSTEWFPIDGPYTVEKICLACKTKIDDFKFY from the exons ATGGAGTGTGTACAGTTTAAAGTTAATGGAGTGCGCTATTCAG TCGGTGGTGAAGTAAGTTCCACCACAACCCTGCTGGAGTTCCTCCGGACGAGGCTGGAACTGCGTGGGACTAAGTACATGTGTCTCGAGGGAGGCTGCGGGGTTTGCATGGTCAGCGTCATCAAGACTCCGTGCTCACGACCTGAAGCTGTCAATTCT TGCTTGGTTTCAGTGACATCATGTCAGGATTGGGAGATCACAACCATAGAACATGTTGGCAACCGACTGAAGGGATACCATCCGTTACAGAGAACACTCGCAGAGAACAACGGATCTCAGTGTGGATACTGTAGTCCTGGATGGATCATGTCtatgtatag CCTTTTGAAGAGTTGTAAACCAACAATGCTAGAAATAGAGAGATCACTCGCCAGTAACATTTGCCGATGTACAGGATACAGGCCAATTTTAGAAGCATTCAGAAAGTTTGGCTCTGATGCTCCGGATCAAATCGAGCTGTCAGACATTGAAGAGCTACATTTATGTAAGAAGTCTAAAGACGCGTGTGTAGAAAAATGCAATGAACGTGAATGGTGTTTCGTGGGGAAGGATGCTGTAGAAGAAAGTGTCATACGCATGAAGTTAAAAGATGGTAGAGAATGGTTCAAAGTATTGACGGTGGCagatatatttaatgtactaCGAGAAAGGGGCACAGATTCTTACATGTTGGTCGCTGGCAATACTGGAAAAG GAGTAATACCCATTATTGAATATCCTCGAATCCTAATAGACATCAGCGGAGTATCTGAACTTAGAGGTCACTTGATGGATCAAAACTTAGTTATCGGAGCTGGGACAACTTTGACGAATTTTATAGAAATTTTAAAGGACGTTTCTGATACGGAGAACTTTGAACACCTGAGGATATTGATTGATCATCTTCAATGGGTCGCGCATGTTGCTGTTAGAAAT TTAGGTACGATAGCAGGAAATTTGATGCTTAAACACCAGGACAACAGAATCTCTTCAGATGTTTTTCTGCTTTTGTTATCAATCGGAGCACAATTAACTCTGG TCCTTGCACCAGGTGTAAGAAAAGTTGTTGGTCTGGAGAATTTTCTCGCTGAAAGTATGATaggaaaattaatattaaacatCTTAATCCCTCCGCTCAGTCGAGGACATAGATTGGTGACGTACAAG GTAGCAGCGCGGTCCCGCAACGCCCACGCAATGGTTAATGCTGCATTTCTGCTACAATTTAACCAATCAGATAACATAGTGCAAAACTGTAGAATCGTGTATGGTGGTTTATCCCCTAATTTTAATCGAGCTAGAAATACTGAAAAGAATCTCGTAGGAAAGAATCTTTTTAGTAACAGCACATTGCAGATGGCTTTAAGAATACTGTCAGATGAACTTGTTGTGGTGGAGAATCCTCCAGAGCCTTCAGCTAAATACAGACATCAAGTGGCTCTAGGATTATTTTATAAG GCCTTGTTATCATTATGTCCAGAAAACATCTTAGATTCACGCTACAGGTCTGGTGGTGGAAACATACATGAATCCAGACCGATATCAAAAGGTACTCAAGTGTTTCAGACGAATCCTAATTTATGGCCACTGAATCAACCAATTCCAAAATTGGATGCGTTA ATCCAGTGTGCAGGAGAATCCAAATATGCGGAAGATTTAAATTCATTGCCAAGAGAAGTGTTTGCTGCATTTGTGCTAAGTACTGTAGCATTGGGAACCATAGACAGCATAGACGCTACTGAAGCCTTA AAACAACCAGGAGTTGTTGCGTTTTACACTGCCAAAGACATACCTGGTGTCAACTCATTCACAACAGCTACTTTGCCATTCACTGCGGCCAATGAAGAAATACTCTGTAGTGGTAATGTTCTGTACTACAATCAACCTATAGGAATAATAGTAGCAGAAACAAACCATATAGCTAACAGAGCAGCTATTATGGTCAAAGTCGAATATTCTAACGTGAGGAAACCAGAAATAGatgtaaagataaataaaaataatccagACAAAGCTAAGTTGTATCGATCAATTGACGCCACTGATATAGGCAATAATGTAGTAAAAGTTATAAAAGGTGATTACACAATGTATGGGCAAAATTATTTCTGCACTGAAAACCTGAACTGTACGTCAAGGCCTACGGAGGAAGGTTTAAAATTACGGCCTTCTTCACATTATTTAAATAACGATCAGTTCTTAACGGCACAGTGCCTAAATATTGAACACAGCAG GGTCGACGTGAAAGCACGCAGAGTAGGAGGTAGTTTCGGAATAAAAACAACCAGGCAAACCCAGATAACTACAGCTTGTAGTCTCGTCACTTTTAAGTTAAACAGACCATGCAGATTTATTTTACCACTAAGAACGCAAACACGTGCTGTGGGAAAGAGAATGCCAGCTTCTACGAATTTTGAA GTTGGTGTAAACGCAGAAGGTGTGATTCAGTACATCAATTATGATATTTATAATGATAATGGATGTATTTTAAGCGAACTTATTATAGAAGTAATAATGCTGAATTACAATAATTGCTACAGTAAAGATAAGTGGAACTTCAAATGCTTTACTGTGCTCACTGACACTCCGTCAAACTCATGGTTTCGTTCTCCTG GAAACCTAGAAGCCATGGGAACTGCTGAAATGATATTGGAAAGGATAGCATATGAAATAGGTCTTGATCCTCTAACTGTACGGTTGAACAACTTAGATGCAGAACATTATGATGCTCTAACAGAAATGTTTGAGACTCTTAAGAAAAAATCTGATTACATAGAGAGAAGAAGTGCCGTGGATAAATTTAACGTTGAAAATAGATGGAGAAAACGTGGGTTAAGATTTACTTGTATGAAATGGTTTGGTTCTATACCGTTTATAATGAATGTGATAATGTCAGTTTATCACGGAGATGGCTCTGTTGCTATAATTCACGGTGGAGTCGACTTAGGTCAAGGCATTCATACAAAAGCGACCCAAGTGTGCGCGTATTTCTTAAAAATACCAATAGAGAAAATTCATATAAAAGCAAGTAATACAACGGCTAATCCAAATAATTACTTCACTGCTGCTAGCCTGACTTCTCAAAATACTGCTTTAGGAGTAAGAAAATGTTGTGAAGAGCTTTTAAAGAGATTAGAGCCTGTACAAGCACGAATGAACAATCCAACATGGGAGGAACTTATAGCTGAAGCTTACAAATTAGGTGTCAATCTGCAGACTAATTCATATGTCGGATTTGATGATTTAATAGAATATAATGTGTATGGTGTGGCCTTGGCTGAGGTTGAAATTGATGTTTTAACTGGGCAGTGGGAAATACTGCGCACTGATTTATTGGAGGATGCAGGACGCATTGTTAGCCCATTTATTGATGTGGGACAA gtTGAAGGCGCGTTTGTGATGGGAATAGGATATTGGACGACTGAGGAGCTGGTTTACGATACGTCTACTGGAGAACTCCTAACTGACAGAACCTGGAACTACTACGTACCGCAAGTTACAGACATACCACAGGACTTACGGATATACTTTAGGGACAAGCCGTACAGTGATGTTATATTAGGATCAAAAG CACTGAGTGAGCCCCCCACATGTATGGGAGTAGTGGTTCCACTAGCAATGAGAGAAGCAATCGTTTCAGCCAGGCTAGATGGAGGGATACCTTCGACCGAATGGTTTCCAATTG ATGGGCCATATACCGTTGAAAAAATTTGCTTAGCGTGTAAAACCAAAATCGACGATTTCAAGTTTTACTAA